A part of Osmerus mordax isolate fOsmMor3 chromosome 10, fOsmMor3.pri, whole genome shotgun sequence genomic DNA contains:
- the LOC136950668 gene encoding uncharacterized protein, translating to MNHLEIKEAVSSFLPGLPVETLTSLVEGFEELGVETRADLALVQEKDLEKYLRPIQCRKLLSGIRNEGFPVLDIDFGIASPLGSSTPCPSSSSSESTCSSFRSNTPCTSLCTSPSTQVPSSSLSSPTIPGQQWYTNFRVRWYQTPAAVQKAVADQTRASPGDRRDMVKVVVDQMLKNDPNPTRGMCQSIARSIVRDYPNTFADVGKKGDIVGDGCHSLLQQIKTRVEYKNRKNTLARRRRERRPHIGVAEGAREMARGPVDQYGCVRWRTEELPAGETEATLDEMKRQLCNIYSEEGMGGAERADPLMEKTYIIQRRYLNSVPAPAIAEIKEEWPFLFSQRGLYSHFGLLTDVSILNKLQEAMNGKGSTAIRFFQEHSRRPGIEDVLNTYEPETSDKAACVLMLLMAYFKEPKNSIMLENDPCATAADVQRTVTLPSTPCLIVQGDLMKPSTWMLSIEGQVVMGPHDRFINGIAAVFASYYNLNLQYPEDGSCTLEFIQRCFLGINPEQGSKSKRRGGISRNVSTLQRKLVD from the exons ATGAATCATCTAGAGATCAAGGAAGCAGTCTCATCTTTTCTACCAGGCCTTCCTGTTGAAACCCTGACTTCCTTGGTGGAAGGGTTTGAAGAGCTTGGTGTGGAGACCAGGGCAGACCTTGCTTTGGTACAAGAAAAGGATCTGGAGAAATACCTCAGACCAATCCAGTGTCGAAAACTGCTGAGTGGCATTCGGAATGAAG GATTTCCAGTGCTTGACATAGACTTTGGTATTGCCTCTCCACTTGGCTCAAGTACTCCATGTCCCTCATCATCAAGTTCTGAAAGCACATGCTCTTCTTTCCGCTCAAATACTCCATGTACCTCACTATGTACCTCACCAAGTACTCAAGTTCCCTCATCATCTTTGTCGTCACCCACAATTCCTGGCCAGCAATGGTATACAAACTTCCGGGTCAGATGGTACCAGACGCCAGCAGCAGTTCAAAAAGCAGTAGCAGATCAAACAAGAGCATCACCAGGGGACAGAAGAGATATGGTGAAGGTAGTGGTGGACCAAATGTTGAAAAATGATCCCAACCCCACCAGAGGAATGTGTCAAAGCATTGCCCGGAGCATTGTAAGGGACTATCCGAATACTTTTGCCGATGTTGGGAAAAAAGGAGATATTGTTGGAGATGGCTGTCACTCTCTTCTTCAGCAAATTAAAACGAGAGTAGAatataaaaatagaaaaaacacTCTTGCACGGCgacgcagagagagaaggccCCACATTGGAGTGGCAGAGGGGGCCAGAGAAATGGCAAGAGGCCCTGTGGATCAGTACGGATGTGTGAGGTGGCGTACTGAAGAACTTCCTGCTGGAGAGACCGAGGCAACCTTGGATGAAATGAAAAGGCAACTGTGCAACATCTACTCAGAGGAAGGGATGGGCGGGGCAGAGAGAGCTGACCCTCTGATGGAGAAGACCTACATCATTCAGCGCCGGTACCTGAACAGTGTGCCTGCACCAGCCATTGCAGAAATAAAGGAGGAATGGCCTTTTCTATTCTCGCAAAGAGGCCTTTACTCCCACTTTGGTCTGCTGACAGATGTCTCCATCCTCAATAAGTTGCAAGAGGCCATGAACGGAAAAGGCAGTACAGCCATTCGTTTCTTCCAGGAACACAGCCGTCGTCCTGGGATCGAGGATGTCCTGAACACTTACGAGCCAGAGACTTCAGACAAGGCTGCATGTGTCCTTATGCTCCTGATGGCATATTTCAAAGAGCCCAAGAATTCTATCATGCTTGAGAATGAT CCGTGTGCTACAGCTGCTGATGTGCAGAGGACAGTGACGTTACCAAGCACCCCCTGCTTGATTGTCCAAG GCGACCTGATGAAGCCTAGCACCTGGATGCTATCCATTGAAGGACAGGTGGTGATGGGACCACATGATCGCTTTATCAACGGGATAGCTGCGGTTTTTGCAAGCTACTACAATTTGAACCTGCAATATCCTGAGGATGGCTCCTGTACTTTGGAGTTTATCCAAAG GTGCTTCTTGGGCATTAACCCAGAGCAAGGCTCAAAATCCAAGAGGCGTGGAGGCATAAGTCGAAATGTGAGCACACTCCAAAGAAAGCTTGTTGACTGA